The following coding sequences lie in one Nocardioides sambongensis genomic window:
- a CDS encoding aldo/keto reductase: MDTQDGTDARALEVRQDAANDRLIYGCMGLGGAGGDPGYDASDLAQAEAAVLAALEVGITRFDHADIYRGGSAEAVFGEVLRRAPDVRDLIEIQSKVGIRPGRDGGIQHYDLSGTAIRDGVHGSLERLGVDRLDVLLLHRPDPLAEPAEVAAALAGLRGEGLVDRIGVSNCSAAQILHLQQALDAPLVADQLQLSLHRHGFVDAGVLVNHPEAVGVDFPHGTLEHCAAAGIEIQAWGALAGGRYSGRPPEQPAEAETSRLVAEQARRYGVAAESVVLGWLMRHPARISPVLGTTDPGRIRACGEAESVAARMTRPEWYALYTAARGRPVP, encoded by the coding sequence GTGGACACACAGGACGGCACCGACGCGCGTGCGCTCGAGGTCCGGCAGGACGCGGCCAACGACCGGCTGATCTACGGATGCATGGGGTTGGGCGGCGCCGGCGGCGACCCCGGCTACGACGCGTCCGACCTCGCGCAGGCCGAGGCGGCGGTCCTCGCGGCGCTGGAGGTCGGGATCACCCGCTTCGACCACGCCGACATCTACCGGGGTGGCTCCGCGGAGGCCGTGTTCGGCGAGGTCCTGCGCCGGGCGCCCGACGTGCGCGACCTGATCGAGATCCAGAGCAAGGTGGGGATCCGGCCCGGCCGGGACGGCGGGATCCAGCACTACGACCTCAGCGGGACGGCGATCCGCGACGGTGTCCACGGCAGCCTCGAGCGGCTCGGCGTGGACCGCCTGGACGTGCTGCTGCTGCACCGACCCGACCCGCTGGCGGAGCCGGCGGAGGTGGCCGCCGCCCTCGCCGGGCTGCGCGGCGAGGGTCTGGTCGACAGGATCGGGGTCTCCAACTGCTCCGCGGCGCAGATCCTCCACCTGCAGCAGGCGCTGGACGCGCCGCTGGTCGCCGACCAGCTGCAGCTCAGCCTGCACCGGCACGGCTTCGTGGACGCCGGGGTGCTGGTGAACCACCCCGAGGCGGTCGGGGTCGACTTCCCCCACGGGACGTTGGAGCACTGCGCAGCCGCGGGGATCGAGATCCAGGCGTGGGGAGCGCTGGCCGGCGGCCGCTACAGCGGCCGGCCGCCCGAGCAGCCGGCGGAGGCCGAGACGTCCCGGCTGGTGGCCGAGCAGGCGAGGCGGTACGGCGTCGCCGCGGAGTCGGTCGTGCTCGGCTGGTTGATGCGCCACCCTGCCCGGATCAGCCCGGTCCTCGGCACCACCGACCCGGGCCGGATCCGGGCCTGCGGCGAGGCCGAGTCCGTGGCGGCCAGGATGACCCGACCGGAGTGGTACGCCCTCTACACCGCCGCCCGGGGCCGACCGGTCCCCTGA
- a CDS encoding TFIIB-type zinc ribbon-containing protein, which yields MRCPTDETTLVMSERSGIEIDYCPQCRGVWLDRGELDKIIERSVQLEQPPAAPAPAPAPQQGYERYDDRRRDDRYYDQGAKYDQKYYKKRKRESWLSELFD from the coding sequence ATGCGCTGCCCGACCGACGAGACCACGCTGGTGATGAGCGAGCGGAGCGGGATCGAGATCGACTACTGCCCCCAGTGCCGCGGCGTGTGGCTCGACCGCGGCGAGCTGGACAAGATCATCGAGCGCTCCGTGCAGCTCGAGCAGCCGCCCGCGGCCCCCGCACCCGCTCCCGCGCCCCAGCAGGGCTATGAGCGGTACGACGACCGCCGCCGGGACGACCGGTACTACGACCAGGGCGCCAAGTACGACCAGAAGTACTACAAGAAGCGCAAGCGGGAGTCCTGGCTCAGCGAGCTCTTCGACTGA